In Quercus lobata isolate SW786 chromosome 12, ValleyOak3.0 Primary Assembly, whole genome shotgun sequence, a genomic segment contains:
- the LOC115970768 gene encoding UDP-galactose/UDP-glucose transporter 4-like has product MKNEEQARSLFGISLSDRPRWQQFLICSSGFFFGYLVNGICEEYVYNRLQFSYGWYFTFVQGFVYLILIYLQGFTPKQMVNPWKTYVKLSAVLMGSHGLTKGSLAFLNYPAQIMFKSTKVLPVMIMGAFIPGLRRKYPIHEYISALLLVIGLILFTLADAHTSPNFSIFGVVMIMGALIMDAFLGNFQEAIFTMNPDTTQTEMLFCSTVVGLPFLVPPMILTGELFKAWNSCSEHPYVYGVLVFEAMATFIGQVSVLSLIAIFGAATTAMITTARKAVTLLLSFLIFTKPLTEQHGTGLLLIAMGIILKMLPENKLPGGSAVAKHRKLSIKADNSLPANGGVVEEERRPLV; this is encoded by the exons ATGAAGAACGAGGAGCAAGCCAGGTCACTCTTTGGGATTTCACTCTCTGATCGGCCTAGATGGCAGCAATTCCTTATTTGCTCTTCTGGGTTCTTCTTTGGTTACCTTGTTAATGGCATTTGTGAG GAATATGTGTATAATCGGCTTCAATTCAG CTATGGTTGGTATTTCACCTTTGTGCAAGGATTTGTCTACTTGATACTCATATACTTACAAGGTTTCACCCCCAAGCAAATGGTGAACCCTTGGAAGACATATGTGAAACTCTCTGCTGTTCTTATGGGTTCTCATGGATTAACAAAGGGGTCCTTGGCCTTTCTTAATTATCCAGCACAGATCATGTTCAAATCAACAAAG GTCCTGCCTGTGATGATAATGGGTGCCTTCATTCCTGGCTTGAGAAGGAAATATCCAATTCATGAATACATCTCCGCTTTGCTTCTAGTAATTGGTCTGATCCTTTTCACCTTAGCAGATGCCCATACATCTcctaattttagcatttttggTGTCGTAATGATAATGGGTGCTCTAATCATGGATGCCTTTCTGGGAAATTTTCAAGAAGCAATTTTTACCATGAATCCTGATACCACACAG ACAGAGATGCTATTCTGCTCGACAGTAGTTGGGTTGCCATTTTTAGTTCCACCAATGATTTTAACAGGAGAGCTGTTTAAGGCTTGGAATTCTTGTTCAGAA CACCCGTATGTATATGGGGTGTTAGTGTTTGAAGCCATGGCCACATTCATCGGGCAAGTGTCTGTTTTATCACTCATTGCCATTTTTGGAGCTGCCACCACTGCCATG ATAACAACTGCTAGAAAGGCAGTCACTCTGTTGCTGTCATTCTTGATATTTACCAAGCCATTAACTGAACAGCACGGGACGGGGTTGTTGCTCATAGCAATGGGAATCATCCTGAAGATGTTGCCTGAAAACAAGCTGCCGGGTGGCAGTGCCGTTGCAAAGCATAGAAAACTATCCATCAAAGCAGACAATAGCCTGCCAGCAAATGGAGGTGTAGTGGAGGAAGAGAGAAGGCCTTTAGTTTGA
- the LOC115972379 gene encoding uncharacterized protein LOC115972379 produces MASIEFDDDKKVRKSVVIQRRPLMMLKDYLRDDLSSCSSNGFKSFPRRQCCSSTTVRFLLELDLKLRDHSSTTKITAKQRLFRLRSRSLRSKLTATPPASTTTTTTISAFQRASEAVINAVKKQLPFHSVNSPSSIKTRKGHFLSRSLSRKLFRRSFWNWKRAGKEEEEKEGSDIGRWRLFSEFLNEKDEPSDIAATTTTSSNSWEESEFTAEILRSSSGNSNSESVSTSNDVVQGKNDLPVKKTERVGVTVGEDSMFGATNTYSGTNTKEWTNKQKEQFSPVSVLDSPFEDDEDIGSPFESSLACIEGTKQKFMHKIRRFECLAQLEPVDLEERIAFCELNHESSQSPTQPCPLSTQDNNMFNKKEENQTEQLIKAQELLDLIRTKSSQSGSKFKVDSLLLDFIEEKIEENNVNASTTTRCDNEFQHEILKVTEDWLSGHPQELLLGWEVQDGREVYVKDMEKGGMWSILVEEEKEVALEVEDEVWTTLLNDLLLDLF; encoded by the exons ATGGCTTCGattgaatttgatgatgataaGAAGGTGAGAAAGTCAGTTGTGATTCAACGAAGGCCGTTGATGATGCTGAAAGATTACCTTAGAGACGATCTGAGCTCCTGCTCATCCAACGGTTTCAAATCGTTTCCACGCCGACAATGCTGTAGTAGTACAACCGTCCGATTCCTCCTCGAGCTCGATCTCAAACTCAGAGATCATTCCTCAACTACAAAAATCACCGCCAAGCAACGACTTTTCCGTCTTCGTAGTCGAAGCCTGCGTTCGAAGTTAACGGCAACGCCACCAGCTTCAACAACTACTACAACTACCATTTCCGCCTTTCAGAGAGCTTCGGAGGCGGTGATTAACGCCGTGAAGAAGCAACTTCCGTTTCACTCCGTTAATTCTCCGTCGTCTATCAAAACCAGGAAAGGCCATTTTCTCTCTCGGAGTCTTTCACGGAAGTTATTCAGAAGAAGCTTCTGGAACTGGAAGAGAgctggtaaagaagaagaggaaaaggagGGGAGCGATATCGGACGGTGGAGATTGTTCAGCGAGTTTCTCAACGAAAAAGATGAGCCGTCGGATATCGCTGCCACTACCACCACAAGCAGTAACAGTTGGGAGGAGAGTGAGTTTACCGCGGAGATTTTACGGTCTTCGAGCGGTAATTCTAATTCAGAGAGTGTTTCAACCTCAAACGACGTCGTGCAGGGTAAAAATGACTTACCGGTGAAGAAGACTGAGAGAGTAGGCGTAACAGTCGGTGAGGATTCCATGTTCGGAGCAACCAATACCTACTCTGGAACTAACACAAAG GAGTGGACAAATAAACAGAAGGAACAATTTAGTCCAGTGTCTGTGCTGGATAGTCCAtttgaagatgatgaagatATTGGCTCGCCTTTCGAGAGTAGTCTTGCGTGCATAGaag GTACAAAACAAAAGTTTATGCACAAGATACGGCGGTTTGAGTGTCTCGCTCAACTAGAACCAGTAGATTTAGAAGAACGCATTGCCTTTTGCGAGCTCAACCATGAATCTTCTCAATCACCCACGCAACCTTGCCCATTATCCACCCAGGACAACaacatgttcaacaagaaagaagaaaaccaaaCAGAACAATTAATTAAGGCTCAAGAATTACTTGACCTCATCAGAACAAAGAGCTCACAAAGTGGTTCTAAATTCAAGGTAGACAGTCTATTGTTGGATTTCAttgaagagaaaattgaagagaaTAATGTAAATGCAAGCACAACAACACGTTGTGACAATGAATTTCAGCATGAGATATTGAAGGTCACAGAAGATTGGCTTAGTGGGCACCCACAAGAATTGTTACTAGGATGGGAGGTACAGGATGGGAGAGAAGTCTATGTTAAGGACATGGAAAAGGGTGGGATGTGGAGCATAttggttgaagaagaaaaagaggtgGCTTTGGAGGTTGAGGATGAGGTTTGGACTACTTTGCTTAACGACCTATTACTTGACCTCTTTTGA